The sequence GCATCATTGAGATGTGTGCCTTGGACCCTCCACGCTCCACAACCCAGGTTTCAGTGCACAGCCCTCCCCCCGGAGATGCACACGCTCTACATGTTTCATGAGTCTGTTTAAAGTGAAATGTCAGAGTGAATTATTTGTTTGGATGGCAGTTTTATCCTACTGAATGTACGATGATTGACTCAAGAGGCGAGATTACagatcctgagagagagagagagagagagagagagagagagagagagagagagagagagagagagagagagagagagagagagagaggctgtatgTTGGCAAGCTTCTCATGGTATTCATTATTCTCCACTGGTTTTCAGTGACAAGCGTTCATTATTTTATGACTGTAGCTTTAAGACAGAAatgtgtaaaaattgtattttaaATGGTGCAGGTTTAAATTCTAATTTAAGGATACACTGGAATAACAGATTCTTTATCAAGTCATATTTCTATATACGACAAGGACGTTCATGCTCAACCAGATGTTATGTGGTTGGAGCcgccggagaaataaaacattttatttcTTGAGATCCCTTGAGTGTGTTTACTTGACTGTATATGTTTATTGGGAttctgtgtatgtacagtatgtctgatgTCCTAAGAACACTAAGATTatcaaaaacagacaaacacattgaGTTTTTCCTTAAATTTATTTCAGATATGCATTGACATGCATATTATAAagcaaattgaaaaaaaaaaaaaaaaaaaatccaacacCATATGCTTTTCTGAACCAATATGAGAAATTATACCAGAAGCTGGAGCGCATAACTGCACGTGTATGATGGGGCAAGAGAGGGCGCCAGACATGGGACCGCAGATGTGTGGCGCTCACACACCTCAACTCAGATCAGTAAAGAAAAACGGCACCAAGATGGCAACAGACACAGGAATTCCAAAATAAGAACAGGGTTTCACAGGTCTTCTGCGCCCATCCTGCTTTTAACACGTTTTCTTGTACACCAAAACATTGTGACAAGTGAACAGTGCCGGTGTCTAGGCCACAATGTCGTATTAACGTGGCTTCACAGACTCCCAAGTGGGCTTTGGAAAGCTTgtacaaaacaaacagacaaaataaaaaaaaaaatatgttaacAGCAGTCAGAATAGTTCTGCATGTCGGAGTCGGTTTCAGGTGTTGCCGCAGCCGTGGTGCGCTACGATCAGCCTCTGGAGGTACAGACTGACATCAGGTAGTACGACTAGGCAAAGGGCCTGAGCTGAGCGCTGTCTTTGGTAGGCGATTTCACACAAGTCTTTTTATTCAAGATGTCGATTTCCAAACTTTTGTAAGTGAGAGACATTCAGCTAAAGTGTTATAtccgggtttttttttttaaaactgtaGCAAATCATGAGGAGCAGACTTAATGAgcgaaaagtaaacaaaaagttACATTCGAAAAAGGCACCATGAAtttgcagataaagaaaaatcGATCTGAATTTTCTTTGAAGTGGGATTAAGCAGAAGCCTCAAcaccttctgttttttttttttttttttaaattgtaatTTTTTTGCGCGTGGCAGAGAAAACAGGCAAGTTTTGGTCATCATCCTATCGCTTCATTGTGCCTGGCTACTGGAGAACCGCTGCTACTAGGAAAGCCTTGAAAGACACAGGTGAACCTCGTCACATGCTGCCTCTGCTGGAGAGATGGCGCCAATGCTCGCACTGGCAGCCCTCCCTGGCCCAAAAAGCATCGGACTCCGTGGAGAAGTCGTCTCTGATCCGGCTCTCATCCGGCACTGACCCCTCCTGCTCTCTGAGCCGGGTCGTGCTACTCATCATTACTGTCACAACAACAGGTGGTGCATAGCCACAGACCAACCACCATTTAGAAAAAGAATAAtgtgaaggggaaaaaaaaaaataaataagagaTTATGCAACGGACTTCACAAAACAGTGGAGATCATTTACaaaaatggggggaaaaaaagaatactaacaaaaaacttttttttttcccccccatcataacaaaaattattgcatggtccCTATGAAGATTAACATGGAGCCTGTTTGGGAGAGAGCTGAAAACTAggtctttgcatgtgtgtgggttaaGATAAGCCCCCAGACGCAGCCttaagagtgtgtctgtgtgtgtgtgtctgtgtgtgtgcgtgtgcgcgtgtgcgtgtgcgtgtatgtggggctgctgacacagtggttCTCTATCCAACAGTCTGGAGATGGCCCAACCTCCAGTGTCTAATGCAGTCCGGTAGAGTGCGGTGCCCTAGTGTCTGCCTGCTACACTTTGGCATCACCACACCACCTCATCAAACCTCACTGCCAGCCCCTGCTCTTGTGTCTACATCTTCCCACAGACCCCCCGGTGCTgggacacagcacacagcatatGCTGGAAAAGGTAGCGCTTGGATGCTTAGCTACAGGCTTATAAGGGGCTTCAAAGTGAGAGCGGAAATGGGAGAGGTTAGAGAACCAAAcccttgctgctgctgttgctgctgctggcctGCAAATCAGGGCCAGCTTAGGGGCAGGGTGGGGACTGGGGGCCACCAGCTCAGTGAGGCACTGCAGTGCGGTCAGTCTGTGCAGAGagggatgcgtgtgtgtgtgtgtgtgtgcgtgcgtgcggagggggtggggggcagggtTGTCTTTTTGCAGCACTTGTggtgtgtgtccgtgtatgtgtgtacatgtatatttCCCAGTCCGATTCACAGATCGCTCTGAATGCAGCTGCCTTTGCTGACCCACAGGTGGCGCTGTGAGCTGGGGCTACTgctagtgctgctgctgctgctgctgacgtTGGCTCCCCTTCGTGGCTCCTCGTGGTCTCCCCCGCTGCGGGACTGCGGCTCAGCCGACTGCACCACGCTCACGTTCTCCTCTGCGATCAGGCACAGCGTGGGCGCCTCAGGGGTGCGCGAGGACCCCGTGGCAGCCGTGACTAGGAccccgccaccgccaccaccacagcGAGCTCCGCCACCGGCGCCAGTCGGCTCCGGGCAGCTTTCCAGCCGGTCGTGCTCCACCTCGGGCAGGGGGCTGACGGAGGAGAAGCGTCCGTGCTGCTGCAGCTGTGCCGGGGGCCGGGCGGACGCGGCAACAGGGGTGGGGGTTTCTGGGGGGCCGGGCTCGGACGCGGCGCTCAGCTCGGACAGCTGGCTGCAGTGGGAGTCGGCCACGGAGGGCAGGCTGCCGCTGAGCGAGGGCGAGTCCGGCCCGCTGGAGTGGACGCTGCGGCACTCCAGCAGCTGGGCGTCCGGCTCCTCCCGCGTCTCGTTGATCTGCGTTCCGCCACCACCGGTACTGCCTCCGCTCTTCTTCCTCAACTTGCCCTTATGCTTCTTCcccgaggaggaggaagacgaggaggaggaggaggaggaggaggacgaagaggaggagggatctTTGGCCCAGCGTGCAGAGCAGTAGGAAGAGTTAGTGGTGGATGATTGGCAAGTCCAGGCACAACGGGAGGTGTGGCTTACGCAGTCGTCCGCACTGCTGACGTGCTGAGGCTTCTTGGTCTCCACGTCCACCTGCACCTCCACATTACTGTCCCtgtaggtcacacacacacacacacacaattaaaaacaTCCATCAACAGAGTTAAATCAGAcaataaaataactttaatAACTTTTACATTTTGCTGAATAGCTGAAATGCatgtctgccacacacacacacacacacacacacacacacacacacacacacacacacacacacacacacacacacacacacacgcgcacacctgTCCAGGGGTGTGTAAGCGTTGAGGATGGAGCCGGCCATGGCTTTGGTGCTGGCGTTGTCACTGATTGTCCCAAGGCTGACCGTTGCAGATTCTCCACTCAGGCTGCAGCGCTCCTTCTGGACGTCCGCCTGCACCTCCAGCCTAACACaggaggggtcagaggtcaaccgGAGCTACTACTGCCCAACCCACACTAGTGTTCTCATAAGGAGCTACTACTGCCCAACTCACTAGTGTTCTCATAAAGAGTCAAGCTGTTGCTTGACATCAAGATACATCAACTCCTTCACATGTAAAGGGGTGTCATTGCACAGATCCACAGACAGTAATATAAGCAACAAGGTGGTCAAGACACCACAGGTTGTTTATGGAATATcaggcacaaacacaacctCTGTTCGCTTTTTAGATATCGCTAATCTCACTGACAAGTATAAAAGCTCTTTACAGCTCTGTGCAGATTATATCGTCATAAAGAACAGgagcacatacacaacacactgaTAAACAAGCAACAGGCTCCCTCTTGCTCCCCTCTGCTGACCTGTTGTAGCAGCTGACCATGGCGCTGCCCGATAGGCTGCCGGTGATGCTGGCCCCAGCCAGGGCAGTGGTGCTGGCCGTCTCGCTCAGGTTGTCCCGCATGGCCCCGATGCGCTCCATGTGGCTACCGCTAGCGCTTAGGCTGCCCGTCAGGCCTCCCACACTGCCCTCGCCAAGGCTGTGGTTGTGCCGCGGGTCTGCCACCGACGTGGtgtctgcgcacacacacacagacagacacagacagacacacacacaagaagaggTCAGGAGACAGGTACACACTAAAACAGATGCTGCTTTTTTCAACTATTGTGCAAAACTTCAGCCACTGAATTcgaaatagatagataaagtactttattgatctccaaAGGGCAACATAATATATTCAACATAAAAAAGCACACAAATGTTAAAATCTAAATTGACAAATGTATTCAATTATTAAATACAACGTAAACTGAAATCTTTGTTGCGTCTGCAAGGCTCAGTTTCTACGTTCTGTATTCCTTCTGATGCACTCAAGCTGCAATTGGCCTTTGTGCTGGTCAACTCACCAGTTGCAGCCACTCCACTGCCCACGTTCATGTCATTCTCGTCATCAAACTCGATGCGCACCCCTTTGCCGTTGCCTGCCGACACGCCACATCCCCCACTGCGGCACAGTGAGATGGGCACCACCCCATAAACATAGGCCAACATGATGGGCACCCCAAtgcctacacacaaacacatacacaaaaagaaATACAGACTACATTATACTTAAAAATGACCACTAGAGGGCAGTGGTTCATCAAATGTGGGCCAGGAGTGGAGAAGACAAGCTCCTTCACTTCAGAGGAACGCAAGACAGAAGAAACACATCAAGACAATGGAGGTCTGTTAGTACAATACATAAACAGAGTGAGTAATGCAGCTGCAAGAGCTCAGAAGAGAAGAGCCTGACATACCCCTCTCCACCAGGACACAATacacaagtgagtgtgtgtgtgtgagcacaggagagagagaaagatagcgTGTGAATGAGAGGGTGAAAACgagagaaaacgagagagagagagaaaaaaaaagagagagagagagagagagagagagagagagagagagagagagagagagagagagagagagagagagagagagagagagagagagagagagagagagctcaccaACAGTCACTGCAGCCACCACCGGTGACACAATGACAGACAGGGTAACGCCACCCGCAATCACCAGGTTCCTCTTGTGGTTGGAGATGTCCTTTCCCTCGTAACGGTTGTGGATCTGCGTCAGAGAGAAACGCCATATCGGTGAGACATTACGCAAAAACCGAGAGCTAGCCGagtggtctgtgttgtgttatgaCTGGACACTGCACGGCCAGAGACAGGGGTCCACTTAAGACTCTCAGTCCTGAGACGGAAAATGGACACAAGGAACCAAAAACTTTTTTGCACTGGAGATTTTTCCATTGCGTGCTCTTGAGATCCATGTCTGGCAGTGATCAGACGGCCTGTTTTCCACTCTCATCTACAGAGGAGACAACCTGCCAAACTAAGAGCACGACGTGTtgtttgaataaataaaaagccTGTGCGAAGTGCGTCAAAACAAATAATAGGTTTGTTTTACGTTTGGCTCTCTTGTGCTGATGTCAATGAAACAAGGTCCTGATGTTCTTTTTCACGTGTGATGCTTTTAAGATCAAAAACTTGCTGGAACTGAAAGGCTTTCAATTTTTAGTAGTACACCATTCTCTTCCACACATGTATCTGCACAAACATAAAGTCAACTAGGTCACAGACATAGTCACTGATATCCGAGAGGACACTAACCTTCCTGCCCACATAGACGGGGATCCCGATGATCATGGCTGGGATGGCGATACCCGCGATGAGCGCGATGCCAACTGGCGCCCCGACCAATGTGCCCAACTGCCACAGGATCTTCTTCTTACGGCTCCACGGCTTCTTGCCCCAGAAGGTGCAGCCTGAAGGACTGGCAGGGTCAAACAGGGAGCTCAGTTAGTACAGGTCAGAACTACTGAACTGGAACTAAACACAAGCATACAACTGTTGTAGTACAGTTTATCCATAGTACAATGTGCATTGTTGTAGTACAGTTTATCCATAGTACAATGTGCATTGTTGTAGTACAGTTTATCCATAGTACAATGTGCATTGTTGTAGTACAGTTTATCCATAGTACAGTGTACTATTAATAAACTGTACTACAACAATGCACACTGTACTATAGATAAACTGTACTACAAAAATGCACACTGTACTATGGATAAActgtaggggtgggcgatatatatcgcctgcgataatatcgtgattgttgttttaacgatgtgcaaattgacatcaTCAAGTATTTAAATTTACTATTtactcgaaatcacgcattgaagactcatacattcccaggaggtgtatgcgggaAAAGCCTATGGGAAAaacccctggctgcagcagagcaagtgtcacgtgatcactagtgggtcacatgcatgtttattttgtgcagcaagAGTAGgctattaacgtttttcatgtgacgtattctaggttctatagctttgtttacatccagctggtaggcaagggacaagttgaacccattgaacatcgttgtctgcagcaatgtcaacatttcaggcatcaataaaggtgatgatgaaacgttatcccattgttcaatatttgatagcctgtcacaggaacgttgtttcgctaaaatcgccctgatttggtgcattgatctgtatcgataacgttatgggagaacctgcatgtagcctaatggtagcctaacttttttttctctgttcaaaactcggtttacacgaagacaatagcctttcttagaagctgtgacatttgaccagaaaggaacatgtcttccttctgaaagctgacacaaaatcaaacaatatttgatcatttaacttcaactgaacagcgacaggtctTGGTAAGCAGtagacgttaaaacggtagcctactgttatagccagagtcagtcagcatcatgtaacattaatggcgttagtcatgaatcctgtaacatatcatataacagcgatggcttattcgaagacgatctgcatggatatataaccacccagaaaaactcagaatgtaagttcattaattgtatgaaactttttattagttatccattgcagcatcgcctatattaggctgttatgctagctcagcctttaaatatgttgttattttggtcatgtggacttgattaaacgggtaaagataattcataaactgcttatttcttacatgactgaagcagtagcctaggttcaacttgaaatagaaggacagaagataggtgattgatgtccacaagcacgaatttcacgagacaaattagaacaaactgttccggtaaaaataatcttgccatgtttaaaatgctgcacttttccccttcatagcctatctctggcaattcatttttggatgactgtagatagtagtattttagcctacgtcttcgtagacagtaggccatcttgagaataaaagacttcacagctgctaacgatcatcctccacaacgaggataggtaggctaaacggtcgttcgtcacctttttgcttcttattgtaaaaccaactgttagggcctacacaagtggtcggcatcccggcatatttgatattatattatatatcaattttgaagctatttgtaaccatgtgtagcctatgcaacccgactgttgtaggcttgcctaccaatctctgcagtgccttgcctaccattcttgcctaccactctagttgtaaacaaacggtcacatgacattatgacgtaggtgcaaaaccttaatacttgggattttatgcagctacttctgttcaagtagcattgatgagacagtcacgttttttcctacacggtattatatggagagaaaacattagcctttgagtattttaatagtcggttgtaaacaaaaaaactattctcatgtaactcttttgtaaatggactgaagttcgctctaaatatctacggttaccgattatgctaacagttagcatctctatgggatttctcatatacattagccataagctaacgcattcgtttctattctgtaacttggaatgctagcctatgattgctcttaaactaaacatcgaaggaaataacaGA is a genomic window of Alosa sapidissima isolate fAloSap1 chromosome 10, fAloSap1.pri, whole genome shotgun sequence containing:
- the LOC121721433 gene encoding E3 ubiquitin-protein ligase RNF19A-like, encoding MRMFPSGLCPPGSAQHGPGSSEREGDSPPHASVPLTSSRVPEWPQQLVHREPTPCPNPRRAHNLPLPPPFLLETSPLLPPSPSPSLFPLPSSSSSSSSPLFASVPCEWCGEHAGAMSLQKHMQLGSERDLQSTASSISLPSVKKAPKKRRLSLGSLFRRRPREPKRKTRDLALSAGCAASAGGVDGIASVESVHSDTYHEKALAAGAGAASSSTGVSHASTSSAASSSSSSSASKSELLECPLCLLRHTRDNFPEIMTCAHRSCADCLRQYLRIEISESRVNISCPECAERFNPNDIRAILADRSLMDKYEEFMLRRWLVADPDCRWCPAPDCGYAVIAFGCASCPKITCGREGCGTEFCYHCKQLWHPNQTCDAARQQRAQSLRLRTIRSSSLTYSQESGAASDDIKPCPRCAAYIIKMNDGSCNHMTCAVCGCEFCWLCMKEISDLHYLSPSGCTFWGKKPWSRKKKILWQLGTLVGAPVGIALIAGIAIPAMIIGIPVYVGRKIHNRYEGKDISNHKRNLVIAGGVTLSVIVSPVVAAVTVGIGVPIMLAYVYGVVPISLCRSGGCGVSAGNGKGVRIEFDDENDMNVGSGVAATDTTSVADPRHNHSLGEGSVGGLTGSLSASGSHMERIGAMRDNLSETASTTALAGASITGSLSGSAMVSCYNRLEVQADVQKERCSLSGESATVSLGTISDNASTKAMAGSILNAYTPLDRDSNVEVQVDVETKKPQHVSSADDCVSHTSRCAWTCQSSTTNSSYCSARWAKDPSSSSSSSSSSSSSSSSSSGKKHKGKLRKKSGGSTGGGGTQINETREEPDAQLLECRSVHSSGPDSPSLSGSLPSVADSHCSQLSELSAASEPGPPETPTPVAASARPPAQLQQHGRFSSVSPLPEVEHDRLESCPEPTGAGGGARCGGGGGGVLVTAATGSSRTPEAPTLCLIAEENVSVVQSAEPQSRSGGDHEEPRRGANVSSSSSSTSSSPSSQRHLWVSKGSCIQSDL